A window of Ruania suaedae contains these coding sequences:
- a CDS encoding FAD-binding and (Fe-S)-binding domain-containing protein: MANPSSAAATLEQVRAAVAPDAWSTAPADLAGMAHDASHYLLRPRAIVTPQTFPELVAVLTSAHRAGQPVAFRAGGTSLSGQAGTDGILIDVRRHFDSVEVLDGGERVRCGPGAVLRRVNAMLVRHGRKLGPDPASEIACTIGGVVANNSSGMTSGIAATAYHTMESIRFVLPAGTVVDTADAGADAHLREREPELHAGLLRLREQIRTAPALRRVIEHQFSMKNTMGYALNAFLDHDSPAQILGHLMVGSEGTLGYVASVVLRTVPVATEHATALMVLDSVDRATDAVADLLGAGAKAVELMDAAALRVAQALPAAPAVIRDIQVARHAGLLVEFQTTDADELAQQVAAAGPVIESHRPTTPAALTADPAHRSALWVVRKGLYAAVAGARRPGTVNLLEDVAVPPEALTGTVQGLIELFGRYDYDDAVIFGHARDANLHFMITPNLDDPGELAGYEAFTEDMVDLVLGADGTLKAEHGTGRIMSAYVRRQYGDELYAVMGEIKRLCDPRGILAPGVVLDDDPRAHVRNLKVVPTVNGAVDRCVDCGFCEPACPSRNTTTTPRRRIALLREAEVARARGDHATQGAIESTYGYDAVDTCAADSLCAGACPVDIDTGTVMKSFRAERHGALAQRAGSAVASAWAPVGSALRVGLTIADAVPSPLLAGVTSAARTVLPHELVPAVGEDLPGPGHRRSDLGVPETSGATTADVLFFPSCTGALFGPAAGDVGASAAMLEVCERAGLRVELVQGIDGLCCGTPWASKGFTQGQNTMAARVADAVIAATDGGRVPLVCDAASCTHGIADLAAHLDPVRATLWGEIEVLDAVTYVRRDVLPLLSVPDDARLDSLVLHPTCSTEHLGTGSDLAAVGGAVAREVTVPPSWGCCGFAGDRGMLHPELTEGATEAEAEEIAGMEDQRGAFAAYASCNRTCEMGMSRATGRTYEHVLEVLARVTRPA; encoded by the coding sequence ATGGCGAACCCGTCCTCAGCCGCAGCCACCCTCGAGCAGGTACGGGCCGCCGTCGCGCCGGACGCCTGGAGCACGGCCCCGGCGGACCTGGCCGGGATGGCGCACGACGCCTCGCACTACCTCCTGCGGCCCCGCGCCATCGTCACCCCGCAGACCTTCCCCGAGCTCGTCGCCGTCCTGACCTCCGCCCACCGCGCCGGGCAGCCGGTCGCCTTCCGCGCCGGCGGCACCTCGCTGTCCGGCCAGGCCGGCACCGACGGGATCCTCATCGACGTGCGGCGGCACTTCGACTCGGTGGAGGTGCTCGACGGCGGCGAACGCGTGCGCTGCGGTCCGGGTGCGGTGCTGCGTCGGGTCAACGCGATGCTGGTGCGGCACGGGCGCAAGCTCGGCCCGGATCCGGCCAGTGAGATCGCCTGCACGATCGGTGGCGTGGTCGCCAACAACTCCTCCGGGATGACCAGCGGGATCGCGGCCACGGCCTACCACACCATGGAGTCGATCCGCTTCGTGCTGCCCGCCGGCACCGTGGTCGACACCGCCGATGCCGGCGCCGATGCCCACCTGCGCGAGCGCGAGCCCGAGCTGCACGCAGGGCTGCTCCGGCTGCGCGAGCAGATCCGCACCGCTCCCGCGCTGCGCCGGGTGATCGAGCACCAGTTCTCGATGAAGAACACCATGGGGTACGCCCTCAACGCCTTCCTCGACCACGACAGCCCGGCCCAGATCCTCGGCCACCTCATGGTCGGCTCGGAGGGCACCCTCGGCTACGTCGCCTCGGTGGTGCTGCGCACCGTCCCGGTGGCCACCGAGCACGCCACCGCCCTGATGGTGCTGGACTCGGTCGATCGCGCCACCGACGCCGTGGCCGACCTGCTCGGTGCCGGGGCGAAGGCCGTGGAGCTGATGGACGCCGCCGCGCTGCGGGTGGCGCAGGCGCTGCCCGCCGCCCCGGCCGTGATCCGCGACATCCAGGTGGCCCGCCACGCCGGCCTGCTGGTGGAGTTCCAGACCACCGACGCCGACGAGCTCGCCCAGCAGGTCGCCGCCGCCGGCCCGGTGATCGAGTCCCACCGGCCCACCACCCCGGCCGCGCTGACGGCCGATCCGGCCCACCGCTCCGCGCTGTGGGTGGTGCGCAAGGGCCTGTACGCGGCGGTCGCCGGGGCACGCCGGCCCGGGACCGTCAACCTGCTCGAGGACGTCGCCGTCCCGCCCGAGGCGCTGACGGGAACCGTGCAGGGCCTGATCGAGCTGTTCGGCCGCTACGACTACGACGACGCCGTCATCTTCGGCCACGCGCGCGACGCCAACCTGCACTTCATGATCACCCCGAACCTCGACGATCCCGGTGAGCTGGCCGGCTACGAGGCGTTCACCGAGGACATGGTCGACCTGGTCCTCGGCGCGGACGGCACCCTCAAGGCCGAGCACGGGACGGGGCGGATCATGTCGGCCTACGTGCGCCGCCAGTACGGGGACGAGCTCTACGCCGTCATGGGCGAGATCAAGCGGCTGTGCGACCCGCGCGGGATCCTCGCCCCGGGGGTGGTCCTCGACGACGACCCACGCGCCCACGTGCGCAACCTCAAGGTGGTGCCCACCGTCAACGGCGCCGTGGACCGGTGCGTGGACTGCGGGTTCTGCGAACCGGCCTGCCCCTCCCGCAACACCACCACCACCCCGCGGCGCCGCATCGCGCTGCTGCGCGAGGCCGAGGTGGCCCGGGCGCGCGGCGACCACGCCACCCAGGGTGCGATCGAGTCGACCTACGGCTACGACGCCGTCGACACCTGCGCCGCGGACTCGCTGTGCGCCGGCGCCTGCCCGGTCGACATCGACACCGGTACCGTCATGAAGTCCTTCCGTGCCGAGCGCCACGGCGCCCTCGCCCAGCGGGCGGGCAGCGCGGTGGCCAGCGCGTGGGCGCCGGTCGGCTCCGCCCTGCGCGTGGGCCTCACGATCGCCGACGCCGTCCCCTCGCCCCTGCTCGCCGGCGTCACCTCCGCCGCGCGGACCGTGCTGCCGCACGAGCTGGTGCCCGCCGTCGGGGAGGACCTGCCGGGGCCTGGGCACCGGCGCAGCGACCTGGGCGTGCCCGAGACGAGCGGGGCCACGACGGCGGACGTCCTCTTCTTCCCCTCGTGCACCGGCGCCCTGTTCGGGCCCGCCGCGGGGGACGTGGGCGCCTCGGCGGCGATGCTCGAGGTGTGCGAGCGCGCCGGGCTGCGGGTCGAGCTCGTGCAGGGCATCGACGGCCTGTGCTGCGGCACGCCGTGGGCGTCGAAAGGCTTCACGCAGGGGCAGAACACGATGGCGGCCCGGGTGGCGGATGCGGTGATCGCGGCCACCGACGGCGGCCGGGTGCCGCTGGTCTGCGATGCCGCCTCCTGTACGCACGGGATCGCCGACCTCGCCGCCCACCTGGATCCGGTGCGGGCCACGCTCTGGGGTGAGATCGAGGTGCTGGACGCCGTCACCTACGTCCGCCGGGACGTGCTGCCGTTGCTGAGCGTGCCCGACGACGCCCGCCTCGACTCCCTGGTGCTGCACCCGACCTGCTCGACCGAGCACCTCGGCACCGGATCGGACCTGGCCGCCGTGGGTGGTGCGGTGGCGCGGGAGGTGACCGTTCCGCCGTCGTGGGGGTGCTGTGGGTTCGCCGGCGACCGGGGGATGCTGCACCCGGAGCTGACCGAGGGCGC